From Brassica napus cultivar Da-Ae unplaced genomic scaffold, Da-Ae ScsIHWf_1203;HRSCAF=1722, whole genome shotgun sequence, a single genomic window includes:
- the LOC125596395 gene encoding histone H3.2, which translates to MARTKQTARKSTGGKAPRKQLATKAARKSAPATGGVKKPHRFRPGTVALREIRKYQKSTELLIRKLPFQRLVREIAQDFKTDLRFQSSAVAALQEAAEAYLVGLFEDTNLCAIHAKRVTIMPKDIQLARRIRGERA; encoded by the coding sequence ATGGCTCGTACCAAGCAAACCGCCAGGAAATCAACCGGAGGCAAAGCCCCGAGGAAGCAGCTCGCGACCAAAGCGGCGAGGAAATCAGCTCCGGCCACCGGAGGAGTGAAGAAGCCGCACAGGTTCCGTCCCGGAACGGTGGCGTTGAGGGAGATCCGGAAGTACCAGAAGAGCACCGAGCTTCTCATCCGCAAGCTCCCCTTCCAGCGTCTGGTCCGCGAGATCGCTCAGGATTTCAAGACGGATCTGAGGTTCCAGAGCAGCGCTGTGGCTGCTTTACAAGAGGCTGCAGAGGCTTACCTCGTTGGGTTGTTTGAAGACACGAATCTCTGCGCGATTCACGCTAAGAGGGTTACGATCATGCCGAAGGATATCCAGCTCGCGAGGAGAATCCGTGGCGAAAGAGCTTGA